A stretch of Nitrospira sp. DNA encodes these proteins:
- a CDS encoding DEAD/DEAH box helicase, producing the protein MDTSVHENFHALGLSEALLGDLVKAGYTSPTPIQTQAIPPAMAGRDVIGCAQTGTGKTAAFVIPIIERLAVLPKGQPQALILAPTRELALQILATIEKLGAGRRISATAIMGGADMQAQVRGLRQRPDIIVATPGRLLDHMWNGTVNLAPIKILVLDEADRMLDMGFAPQINQILDALPEERQTLLFSATLPADLTRLVQASVNNPVKVMVTPSATTADGVTQALHHTTHDGKADLLVALLGQEQDTVLVFTRTKHRADKLGRVLDRVGHKVAVLHGDRSLSQRRAALEGFKRGTFRVLVATDIAARGIDVANIGHVINFDLPNSPEDYVHRIGRTARMKTTGRATSFVTAEDSLQLRAIEQLLGHAVPLAPGSASPSLSSHAPRGLQRSGRPAQGRPSGQRDRRYAGHGAPRGEQPVQRTTGN; encoded by the coding sequence GTGGATACGTCTGTTCACGAGAATTTTCATGCTCTGGGCTTGTCTGAGGCGTTATTGGGCGACCTCGTCAAGGCCGGGTACACCTCCCCAACTCCCATTCAAACCCAGGCCATTCCGCCTGCAATGGCCGGCCGGGATGTCATCGGCTGCGCGCAGACCGGAACGGGAAAGACGGCGGCGTTCGTCATCCCGATTATCGAGCGATTGGCGGTCTTGCCGAAAGGCCAGCCGCAAGCGTTGATTCTCGCGCCGACGCGCGAACTGGCGCTGCAGATTCTGGCCACCATCGAGAAGCTTGGCGCCGGCCGCCGCATTTCCGCTACCGCGATTATGGGTGGCGCCGATATGCAGGCCCAGGTGCGCGGACTCCGGCAGCGGCCGGACATTATCGTGGCCACACCGGGCCGGTTGCTCGATCATATGTGGAACGGCACGGTCAATCTGGCGCCGATCAAGATCCTCGTCTTGGACGAAGCGGACCGGATGCTGGATATGGGCTTTGCGCCGCAGATCAATCAGATTCTCGATGCGCTTCCGGAAGAACGGCAGACCTTGCTGTTCTCGGCCACGCTGCCGGCGGATCTCACCCGCCTCGTGCAGGCGAGCGTGAATAATCCGGTCAAGGTGATGGTCACGCCTTCTGCCACGACGGCGGACGGCGTCACGCAGGCCTTGCACCATACGACCCATGACGGCAAAGCCGATTTGCTGGTGGCGCTGCTGGGGCAGGAGCAGGATACGGTGCTGGTCTTCACGCGCACGAAGCATCGCGCCGACAAGCTGGGCCGGGTTTTGGACCGGGTCGGGCACAAGGTGGCGGTGTTGCATGGCGATCGGAGCCTCTCGCAGCGCCGGGCTGCGCTGGAAGGCTTCAAGCGCGGGACCTTTCGGGTCCTGGTGGCGACCGATATCGCGGCCCGAGGCATCGATGTGGCCAATATCGGCCATGTGATCAATTTCGATTTGCCGAATTCTCCGGAAGACTATGTGCATCGCATCGGACGGACCGCCCGGATGAAGACGACCGGACGGGCCACGAGCTTTGTGACGGCGGAAGATTCGCTGCAACTGCGGGCCATCGAGCAGCTGCTGGGGCATGCGGTTCCGCTTGCGCCGGGGAGTGCGAGTCCATCGTTGAGCTCCCATGCGCCGAGGGGGCTGCAGCGCTCGGGCCGGCCGGCGCAGGGGCGTCCGTCTGGGCAGCGAGACCGCCGGTACGCCGGGCATGGCGCGCCGCGAGGCGAGCAGCCCGTTCAGCGCACGACGGGAAAT
- a CDS encoding fatty acid desaturase, translated as MTTTAVPIRLARRYHVGWTVVLFLSIVAGALLAIPTYAYFYDYSWLDWTLFGILYMVSGLGITVGYHRLMSHRSFDCPNWVKGALLIAGAWALQNSAIKWTADHLRHHAQCDQEADPYNAQLGFWHSHCGWLFAERKHDDIQYASRVAQDPVAIWQHKYYALIVLAGLAMTFLIGFMANGLIGGIGCFLLAGVGRTFAVLNSTFCINSICHLWGSQPHGSKDSSRDSWLVSLITFGEGYHNYHHMYPSDYRNGPHWYDFDPSKWLIYSLYLLGLASGLRTASYSGTTSARPS; from the coding sequence ATGACCACCACTGCAGTTCCCATTCGATTGGCCCGCCGTTATCACGTCGGCTGGACCGTGGTGCTCTTTCTCTCCATTGTGGCCGGCGCCTTGCTGGCCATTCCGACTTACGCCTATTTCTACGACTACTCCTGGCTCGACTGGACGCTCTTCGGCATTCTGTACATGGTCAGCGGGCTCGGCATCACAGTCGGCTATCACCGGCTCATGTCCCATCGCAGTTTCGACTGCCCGAACTGGGTCAAAGGGGCCCTCCTCATCGCCGGAGCCTGGGCTCTGCAAAACAGCGCCATCAAATGGACCGCCGACCATCTCCGCCATCACGCCCAGTGCGATCAAGAAGCCGATCCGTACAACGCCCAGCTCGGATTCTGGCACAGCCACTGCGGCTGGCTCTTCGCGGAGCGAAAGCATGATGATATCCAGTATGCCTCGCGCGTCGCGCAAGATCCTGTCGCCATCTGGCAACACAAGTACTATGCCCTCATCGTCCTGGCCGGACTCGCGATGACCTTCCTCATCGGATTCATGGCCAACGGGCTCATCGGCGGCATCGGCTGCTTTCTTCTCGCGGGAGTGGGCCGGACGTTCGCCGTCTTGAACTCCACCTTTTGCATCAACTCCATCTGCCACCTCTGGGGGAGTCAGCCGCATGGATCGAAAGATTCCAGCCGGGATAGCTGGCTGGTTTCACTGATTACCTTCGGAGAGGGCTACCACAATTACCACCACATGTATCCCAGCGACTATCGCAACGGCCCTCACTGGTACGACTTCGACCCTTCCAAATGGCTCATTTACAGTCTGTATCTGCTGGGCCTCGCCTCTGGACTGCGCACGGCCTCCTATTCCGGAACCACATCCGCGCGGCCTTCGTAA